The genomic interval TACGGTCTAAGCCGGCCGGGGTCAACGCACCATTGCTCACGGCACGATCCTTGACAGGAAACTGGTGCGCGCCTAAGTTTGCCGCTGTTTTCCCGAGCCTCAACCCATGGATATCCAGCCGCTATTCAAGCCGGTCGACGATGACATGCGCGCCGTCGATGCGCTGATACGCGAGCGGCTGAACTCCGACGTGGTGCTGATCAACACACTTGGCGAGTACATTATCGCCAGTGGCGGAAAGCGCCTGCGCCCGGCCTTGGTGTTGCTGGCTGCGCGGGCCAGCGGTTACGAAGGCGAGCAGCATCATCTGCTGGCAGCCATCATCGAGTTCATTCATACCGCGACGTTGTTGCATGACGATGTCGTTGATGAGTCCACCCTGCGGCGTGGCCAGCAGACGGCCAACACCGTCTGGGGCAACGATGCGAGTGTTCTCACCGGAGACTTTCTGTATTCGCGCGCGTTCCAGATGATGGTGGAGCTGGAATCGTTCGACGTCATGCAGGTGCTGGCCGATGCCACCAACCGCATCGCCGAAGGCGAGGTCATGCAGCTGATGTACAGCCACAATCCGGACCTCGCCGAAGCAGACTATCTGGAAGTCGTCGACCGCAAGACCGCGAGCCTGTTTTCAGCCGGCTGCCGCCTGGCGGCGCAGTTGGCCGGATGCAACGCCGAGCGTCAGCAGGCCATGGCTGATTACGGCCGCCATCTGG from Salinisphaera sp. T31B1 carries:
- a CDS encoding polyprenyl synthetase family protein; translated protein: MDIQPLFKPVDDDMRAVDALIRERLNSDVVLINTLGEYIIASGGKRLRPALVLLAARASGYEGEQHHLLAAIIEFIHTATLLHDDVVDESTLRRGQQTANTVWGNDASVLTGDFLYSRAFQMMVELESFDVMQVLADATNRIAEGEVMQLMYSHNPDLAEADYLEVVDRKTASLFSAGCRLAAQLAGCNAERQQAMADYGRHLGIAFQVIDDSLDYGRGDDGYGKNLGDDLAEGKATLPLICALSRLSADEAAPIRTAVRDGDLDALDSIMKAIESTQAMAYTCRRAEEESHKAIACLDVFDDSQAKAALVSLAQFSVQRRH